Genomic segment of Acidobacteriota bacterium:
CCGGTGGTCTTCGTCGCCGGCCTCGCGGCGCTGGCGGCGCTGGCGGCCTGGGGTTCTCAAGTGGTGACGGCGCTGGTGCGGGGAGAACGGCTCCAGGCCCACACCCTCTACGTCGCCTGCCACATGGTGATTTTCGTGGTCGGCTACCGGCTGATCGAAGACATCAATTTCGGCTGGCTGGTGGTCAACGTCTGGCACAACGCTCAGTACATCCTCTTCGTGTGGATGTTCAACAACCGGCGGTTCCGGGAGGGCGTGGACCCGCAGGCGCGCTGGCTCTCCTTCATCAGCCAGCGGCGCAACTGGCCGCTCTACTTCCTGGTCTGCCTGGTGCTCTCCACCGCCGTGTACTTCGGCCTCGAGCGCTTCCTGAGAATCATCCAGAGCTACTCCACCCTGCCCCTCATCCTCATCGCCTATCAGGCCATCAACTTTCACCACTACCTGGTGGACGGAATGATCTGGAAGCTGCGCAAGAAGCCCCTGCAGCAGACCCTGGGCATCGAGGGCCAGGCTAGCTAGTCGGCTACGGGATCAGCCCGCCGGAAAAGCGGATTGCGGCCGGCGGCCAGCTCTACCAGCACGTCGTCCCCGGTAGCGAGAAGCGGCGTGATGTTCTGGCTGGTGTAGCCGACGCCGACCGAGGAGCGCCACCGAAGGTCGACCTCCAGCGGCCGCTCCTCCGGTAGGGTGATCACCACCTGATCGCCGGCGGCGAGGTCGGGAATGGTCTCTCGAAAGGGCCCCAGGCTCACCTGGATGCTCTGCAGCGGCTGGCTGCCGATATTGCGCACCACCAGCTGCGCCGGCTCGTCGCTGCCACAAGCCCCCAACGACGACAAGACCAAGAGGACGAGCAGCCAGCGAGCCGCTCCAGCCAGGCACCAGCGGGAATTCATGGGGACTCCTCCACGAGCGGCTCTTCACGGGCCCCTTCGAGCCCCACCAGCCCCGCCCAAAGCCGCCGGATCCAGAAGAGATCCAACGCCACGAGGCAGCCGGCCACCGCCACGCACAAGGGGTAGATAAAGGGCAAGGCATCCCCCGGCGGCCGTAGCACCGCCCACACCGCCACCCCGCCGACAAAGAACCAGGCCGGCACCCGCCACAGGCAGAGGATGGAGAGGCTGGCGACCACGGCGCGACGCTCCAATCGGCGGTCACCGGTGAGCTTGCCCCAGGCTCCTAGACCGGTGGCCACGGGCATGGCCTCGGCGGTGAGGGCAACGGCGATGACCGCCTGGCCGAAGCCAAAGCCCAGGGAGACGGCGCAGGCGGCGAGCCCCAGGAGATGGTGCAGAATCAGGTCACGGCGAGGCTGGGAGCCCTGAACCAGAGCTCCGTAGGCCAGCCACAGCAGGTCCGCCACCAGATGACCGGCGAGGAAGACCACCACCGCGCTGGCCGGCGAGCTGAATTCGTGGGGGGTCAAGAAGGCCCGGCGCCACAGCGGAAAGAAGAGCACCAGCGAGCCCAGGCCCACCAGTACCAGGAAGACCGAGGCCAGGCCTCGGGAGACCTTGAGCTCGACGTGGAAGGGTGCCTCGAGCCATCGCCCCACCGCCCAGTGGAGCACCAGAAAGCCCGCGGTGGAAGAGAGGAAGAGACTCAGCACGGACCGGCTCCCGGATCGCCGGCTTTTGCTCCCCGCCGCCGCGGATGCTGCCATAATTCGCCCATCGAGCTCACCTCCGTGCCTCCATTCTGCCTGTGGATCGTTCGCAGGAAAAGGGGGGCGAGGGGCCACGACCCTCGAACATCACCTCGATCTATGCCCAACCTTCGCCCATCCCAGCTCTCCCGCCAACCTCCTCGGCGGAGCCGAAACCTCCCTCGATCCTGCCGCCTGGTCGCAGGTTTGGCGCTGGTGCTGCTGGTGCCCTGCTGGCTGCTCGACGTCAGCGGGGTTGGCGCCGAATTTTTCGCCAACGCCGGGCGCGGCCTGCTGCTGGTCGGTCTCGCCGCCCTGGCCGGCGGTCTGCTGCTCTCCGCCGGTGGCCTCCGAGGTTCCCACCCCACCGCCCGCCGCCGCCGTCTGCTTCTCGGGCTGCTGGTGCTGGCCCTGGCGGTGCGCCTCGCCGGCGCCGACTTCGAAGTCGAAGAACGAGCCTATCGGGACGAGGGGACCTACTATCACCACGCCAGTGAGATCAACCAGGGGGAGCTGCTGCGCTGGAGCTTCATCTATCCCCACCTGCTCTACTACGGCTATGCCTTCCTGCTCTGGCTGAGCCAGCTCTTCCCCGGGCTGTGGAGCAGCCTGTGCGCCTCAATCTACGGCGTCACCGAACCCCTGGCCCGGGATTGGCTGACCCTGCGGCTGGCGGTGGCGGTGCTCTCCGCCGCCACGGTGGTCCCGGTCTTCCACCTCGGCCGTCTGCTCGGCGGCACCCACCGGGAGCAACGAACGGGAGAGCTGGCAGGAGCCCTGGGAGCGGCGCTGCTGATCTTCTCTCCGGCGTTCAACGAGGGCTCCCACCTGATCATCTCCGACGTCCCCTCCGCCTGCTTGGCCACTTTCTGCCTGCTGCCGGTGGCTCGGCTGCTCTACCGGGAGCGGCGGCGGGACTATCTGGCAGCGGGGGTCTTCTCGGGCCTGGCGGCGGCGGCGAAATATCCCGCCGGCATCGTGGCGGTGGCCATCGTCGCCGTGTGGGTCTACGGCCGCTGGCGCACCCGCCGTTTCTCCTTCGGGCTCCTGTGGGCCGGCCTCGCCTCCCTCGCCGCCTTCGTGGCGGCCATGCCCAGCCTGCTGTGGGCTCCGGGCCACGCCCTCAGCGGCGAGGGCATGCTCTTCGGCTTCGTCCAATACTCCCAGGGCGGCTGGATCGGTGTGCAGCCGGATAGCCACCTGCTCTTCTACGGCCGGCAGCTGACCGAGAGCTTCGGCTGGTTGGCGGTGCTCTTGGGCCTGGCTGGCCTGGCCCTGCTGCCCCGGCGGCGCTGGTCCAAGGTGCTGTGGATGCTGCCCTTCCCGGTGCTCTACCTGGGGCTGATCACCGGCATGCACATGGTGGTGCGACGCAATCTCTACCCCGCCCTGCCGGCGATGGCGATGCTTCTGGGACTGGGGCTGGCGGTGCTCGTCCTGCGCCTGCGAGGTTGGTTCCAGACCCGCTCCGGAGGCCGACTACGACCGGCGACGATGGTCCCCACCGCCCTGGTGGCGTTGACCCTGGTGGCTCCGATCCACCACACCCTGGTGCAGAGCTCCGGCCTGGTGCGGGCGAGCACCCGCGAGCTCGCCGCCCGCTGGATCGAAGAGACCCTGCCGCCGGGGGCCGGCATCGTGCGGGAGGCCTACACCCCGAAGCTGGACCCGGCCCAATACGCCGTCTGGCGCCTGCGCTTCGCCGCCCACATCCCACCGGAGACGCTGGAGAACGGCGACCAAGACTTCGTGCTCCTGGCCTACAACGCCTACGCCCGCTTCCTCGACCCGGCCAATCTGACCAAAGAGCACCACCACCTCTACGCCGAACGCTACCGGCGCATGCTCGACAGCTATCCGGTGGTGCAGGAGTTTCGGCCCTCGGCGGGGCGGCGGGGGCCGTGGCTACGCTTGCTCAAGGTGCCGGTGGAGATCCCTCGCCAACCGCGCCGCCAACCTCTCCCCGCGGCCCGCGCCTTCGTCCCCGACGGCTCCATGGCTCCTCAGAAAGAAGGGGCTCCAGTGCGCTACACCCGCCCCGGCCAGTGGGCGCTGCTCAAGACGCCGCTGGCCGCCGGTGAGTATCGGGTGCGGCTGGACGCCTCCTCCATCGAAGCGGGAGTCGAGCCGGAGCTTCGACTCCGCACCCTCGGCGAAGCCACCGTCGAGGATGCGGAACCGGCCCTGGGGGGCTGGCGTTTCCGGCTGCCGGCGGCGGACAAGGTGCTCTTCTATGTGTACTTGCCCGAAGGGTCGGAGCTGCGGGGGTTGGTGGTGATTCCCGCTGGTGGGTGAGGGCTCTGCAATTCCAAACTCAGAGTCGCCGCGCACTCTCGATGCGATCCCCCACCTCCAGCAGGTCGATCACCTCCAGCCCTTCCTCCACCTGCCCGAAGACGGTGTAGTTGCCGTCCAGGTGCGGGGTGGGGAGATGGGTGATGAAGATCTGGCAGCCGCCGGTGTCCTTGCCCGCCTTGGGCATCCCGACGGTGCCGCGGCGGAAGGGGACGGGGTTGATCTCGTCCCGCAGAGTCCGATCACCGCTGCCCCAGCCGTCGCCCCGAGGATCGCCGCCTTGGATGACGAAATTGCTCACCACTCGATGCCAGAGCAGGCCGTCGTAAAAGCCCCGATCCACCAGGTCGAGGAAGTTGGCGGCGTGCACCGGAGCCTCTGAAGCCAAGACCCGCAGCACCAGGTCGCCGCGGGAGGTCTGGAGCACCACCCGCACGTCCTCCGCTGGCGCCTGACCCAGCAGCGGCGAAGGCCCCGGGGGATCCGTCGCCGGCGCCGCGGGAACCGAGACATCCTGCTGCGCCAGCGCCGTCCGCGCCCGGCTACGCACCGAGGACGCCGGGTCTTCCTGGGCCAGGATGGTGAGCAGGGCTTCGCCTCCCTCCACCTGCACGAGAGCGTCCACCACCCCCTCGCGAATCTCTACCCAGTCGTCGCCGGTGGAAGCTTCCAGCGCCCGGCCCAGGCTCACCAGAGGATCACTGAGACCGGCCTCGGGGACCAGCAGGACCGCCGTCCCGCGCACCGCAAGATCGTCGGCGGTGAGCGCATCCTCCACCGCCGGCGCAGCGTCCCCGCTCGCCACCAGTCCCTGGAGCGCGGCGGTGAGCACCCGGGTGTCGGGATCCTCCACCAGCCGCTCCAGCACCGGCCGGCCGGCTCCTTCGAGCTCCGCCGAAGCGGCAGCCCGGCCCGCGGCGAGGCGTAGGCGCCAGTCTTCATCCTGCGCCAGAGCCTGCAGCTGGTCTATGAAGCCCGCACCGCGGCGCTGGGCCAGGGCCTGGACGGCGGCGGATCGCACGGTCACCGAGGAGTCCTCCGCGAGAGCGCTCAGGGGGCTCAGGCTCGCCCCGTCCTCCCTTGCGCCCAGGACGGCGGCCACCGCTGCCCGCACGTGGAAGCTGGAATCCTCCGCCAACGCCACCGGCACCACCGCCGGCTGCTCCAGCCTGCGGGCTGCCAGCACCGCCTCCGTCCGCACCTGGGCGTCGGCATCCGCCAGCGCCGGCGCCAGGCTCTCGGGATTCACCGCTTCACCGGAGCGGCCCAGGGCTCGCACGCTCCACACCCGCACCCAGGAATCTTCATCCTCCAAAGCCTCGGTGAGCGCCGCCACCGCCGGCGCCGCGTCGTAGCGGGAGAAAGCGTGGGCCGCCGCCCGGCGCACCTCCACGGAAGGATCCGCCAAAGCCCCGGCGAGGGCCGTCACCGCCGCCTCGGGAAGCTCCGGCGCCTGCTCCACCTGGGCGCGCCACACCGGCACGAAGCGCAGGCGGAAGAGGGCGTGGGCCGCCGCCGCCCGCAGCTCCTCGTCCTCCGCCGCCAGCAGCGGGGTCAGCTCCTGGGCAGCCCCCTCCGGCGCCAGTTTGCCCAAGGCTTCGGCGGCCAGGGGTTTGAGCTCACCGTCGTCGCCGCTGAGGACGCGCTGGGCCGCCTGCACCGCCGATGGCGGCGGAG
This window contains:
- a CDS encoding TLC domain-containing protein, which codes for MLSLFLSSTAGFLVLHWAVGRWLEAPFHVELKVSRGLASVFLVLVGLGSLVLFFPLWRRAFLTPHEFSSPASAVVVFLAGHLVADLLWLAYGALVQGSQPRRDLILHHLLGLAACAVSLGFGFGQAVIAVALTAEAMPVATGLGAWGKLTGDRRLERRAVVASLSILCLWRVPAWFFVGGVAVWAVLRPPGDALPFIYPLCVAVAGCLVALDLFWIRRLWAGLVGLEGAREEPLVEESP
- a CDS encoding glycosyltransferase family 39 protein gives rise to the protein MLLVPCWLLDVSGVGAEFFANAGRGLLLVGLAALAGGLLLSAGGLRGSHPTARRRRLLLGLLVLALAVRLAGADFEVEERAYRDEGTYYHHASEINQGELLRWSFIYPHLLYYGYAFLLWLSQLFPGLWSSLCASIYGVTEPLARDWLTLRLAVAVLSAATVVPVFHLGRLLGGTHREQRTGELAGALGAALLIFSPAFNEGSHLIISDVPSACLATFCLLPVARLLYRERRRDYLAAGVFSGLAAAAKYPAGIVAVAIVAVWVYGRWRTRRFSFGLLWAGLASLAAFVAAMPSLLWAPGHALSGEGMLFGFVQYSQGGWIGVQPDSHLLFYGRQLTESFGWLAVLLGLAGLALLPRRRWSKVLWMLPFPVLYLGLITGMHMVVRRNLYPALPAMAMLLGLGLAVLVLRLRGWFQTRSGGRLRPATMVPTALVALTLVAPIHHTLVQSSGLVRASTRELAARWIEETLPPGAGIVREAYTPKLDPAQYAVWRLRFAAHIPPETLENGDQDFVLLAYNAYARFLDPANLTKEHHHLYAERYRRMLDSYPVVQEFRPSAGRRGPWLRLLKVPVEIPRQPRRQPLPAARAFVPDGSMAPQKEGAPVRYTRPGQWALLKTPLAAGEYRVRLDASSIEAGVEPELRLRTLGEATVEDAEPALGGWRFRLPAADKVLFYVYLPEGSELRGLVVIPAGG
- a CDS encoding HEAT repeat domain-containing protein; its protein translation is MRAFLPGVFPPSPAQRFFLGCLLAAATLAVGCSPESPPGSATDEASEADSALWSTIQRLEDQRIEGSEELKEALTADQAAERARAARAMGRIQSSTYAEALAAAVQDADPRVQREALFALGQLGLARGATPPPSAVQAAQRVLSGDDGELKPLAAEALGKLAPEGAAQELTPLLAAEDEELRAAAAHALFRLRFVPVWRAQVEQAPELPEAAVTALAGALADPSVEVRRAAAHAFSRYDAAPAVAALTEALEDEDSWVRVWSVRALGRSGEAVNPESLAPALADADAQVRTEAVLAARRLEQPAVVPVALAEDSSFHVRAAVAAVLGAREDGASLSPLSALAEDSSVTVRSAAVQALAQRRGAGFIDQLQALAQDEDWRLRLAAGRAAASAELEGAGRPVLERLVEDPDTRVLTAALQGLVASGDAAPAVEDALTADDLAVRGTAVLLVPEAGLSDPLVSLGRALEASTGDDWVEIREGVVDALVQVEGGEALLTILAQEDPASSVRSRARTALAQQDVSVPAAPATDPPGPSPLLGQAPAEDVRVVLQTSRGDLVLRVLASEAPVHAANFLDLVDRGFYDGLLWHRVVSNFVIQGGDPRGDGWGSGDRTLRDEINPVPFRRGTVGMPKAGKDTGGCQIFITHLPTPHLDGNYTVFGQVEEGLEVIDLLEVGDRIESARRL